A single region of the Armatimonadota bacterium genome encodes:
- a CDS encoding antitoxin encodes MAERAISVHELKERLSHYLQIVRAGETVVVTHRGTPVARLVPTGRTLQQQLSSLREAGLIEWNEQKLYPSMPPVKVRQGSISEILVEERR; translated from the coding sequence ATGGCAGAACGAGCGATTTCCGTTCATGAACTCAAGGAGCGGCTTAGCCATTATCTGCAGATAGTGCGTGCGGGTGAAACAGTTGTGGTTACCCATCGCGGAACACCTGTTGCCCGCCTCGTGCCAACCGGAAGAACCCTGCAACAACAGCTATCCAGCCTGCGGGAGGCCGGTCTGATAGAGTGGAACGAGCAGAAACTGTATCCCTCCATGCCCCCCGTCAAAGTGAGGCAGGGAAGCATCTCGGAGATACTGGTGGAGGAGCGTCGTTGA
- the vapC gene encoding ribonuclease VapC, whose protein sequence is MILYLDASALVKCYVEEAGSLDVIRLVQESEFAGTAILSRAEVVAAIARAARMGNISREEGELAIETFEADWANVVRIQMTEAIVAQSARIAWQKGLRGYDAMHLACAVAWRDALQRPIVMVTYDRELWQGAQQEGFELFPQFR, encoded by the coding sequence TTGATTCTTTATCTGGACGCAAGTGCACTGGTGAAGTGCTATGTAGAGGAGGCAGGCTCACTGGACGTTATCCGTCTTGTCCAGGAGTCAGAATTTGCTGGCACTGCCATCCTGAGTCGTGCCGAGGTAGTTGCTGCGATAGCCAGGGCAGCTCGTATGGGAAACATATCTCGCGAGGAGGGCGAACTGGCTATAGAAACGTTTGAGGCAGACTGGGCAAATGTAGTGCGTATCCAGATGACAGAGGCGATTGTCGCACAATCTGCCAGAATCGCATGGCAAAAAGGCTTGCGAGGTTATGATGCTATGCACCTGGCCTGCGCAGTTGCCTGGCGTGATGCTCTGCAAAGACCGATAGTGATGGTCACCTATGACCGCGAGCTCTGGCAAGGTGCACAGCAGGAGGGTTTCGAGCTTTTTCCCCAGTTCCGGTAA
- the glmS gene encoding glutamine--fructose-6-phosphate aminotransferase [isomerizing] yields MCGITGYIGPRNGIELAIDQLHRLEYRGYDSAGIAFPQNGSLRVIKSEGKIARLESLLEGEKTAAFTAVAHTRWATHGKPSHDNAHPHTDCTGRVAVVHNGIIENYLELRHALQSRGHAFSSETDTEVIAHLIEEQLEHDLPEAVRKVLPQLRGSYAIAVLSTVDRDKIVVARKDSPLIIGLGDGENFVASDIPAVMRYTRRVIVLEDGEMAVVTREGVQVMRMDGTPVTREPMEVTWDDSLAEKGGYPHFMLKEIHEEPRTLRDTLRGRISQDGLVAFSDLSLSPEELRGFKRILITACGTALHAGMVGKIFYERLLRRPVDIWFASEFRYGDPIVDEETLAIIISQSGETADTLAALRACKEHGATTLGIVNVVGSSIAREAHHVLYTYAGPEICVASTKAYITQLAVLYLLGIYLAQLEGRVSDSEARQMVREVQSLSDKVEQVLQGEEQIIELARRLAPSTCFFYLGRGYDYAVSLEAALKLKEISYIHAEAYPAGEMKHGPLALVEPGVTVVAFATQPNTFEKMVSNMKEVKAREGFVLAVAPEGEEHILHQVADDVIRIPAVHPAFAPVVSIVPMQLLAYYIARERGCEIDQPRNLAKSVTVE; encoded by the coding sequence ATGTGTGGCATTACAGGGTATATTGGTCCGCGTAACGGTATCGAACTGGCGATAGACCAGCTGCATCGGCTGGAGTATCGCGGTTACGACAGCGCGGGCATCGCCTTCCCGCAGAACGGAAGCCTGCGCGTCATCAAGAGCGAGGGCAAAATCGCGCGGCTGGAGAGCCTGTTAGAAGGCGAGAAGACCGCCGCCTTTACCGCCGTCGCACACACCCGCTGGGCAACGCACGGCAAACCGTCGCACGACAACGCCCATCCCCACACCGATTGCACGGGCAGGGTAGCAGTGGTACATAACGGCATCATCGAGAACTATCTGGAGCTGCGTCATGCACTGCAATCGCGTGGGCATGCCTTTTCCTCCGAAACCGATACGGAGGTCATTGCCCATCTCATCGAGGAGCAGTTGGAGCACGACCTGCCCGAAGCGGTGCGGAAGGTACTGCCGCAGCTGCGCGGCTCCTACGCCATCGCGGTGCTCTCTACGGTAGACCGCGACAAGATTGTGGTAGCGCGCAAGGACTCCCCGCTCATTATTGGGCTGGGTGATGGCGAGAACTTCGTGGCGTCGGACATCCCGGCGGTCATGCGCTACACGCGCCGCGTGATCGTGCTGGAAGATGGCGAGATGGCAGTGGTCACGCGCGAAGGCGTGCAGGTCATGCGGATGGACGGTACGCCTGTCACCCGCGAGCCGATGGAGGTGACCTGGGACGATTCATTGGCGGAGAAGGGCGGCTACCCGCATTTCATGTTGAAGGAAATCCACGAAGAGCCTCGCACTCTGCGTGACACCCTGCGCGGAAGGATTTCGCAGGACGGTCTGGTGGCGTTCTCCGACCTGAGCCTGTCACCGGAGGAGCTGCGCGGCTTCAAGCGCATCCTGATTACCGCCTGCGGAACCGCCCTACACGCGGGCATGGTGGGTAAGATTTTCTACGAGCGACTGCTGCGCCGACCGGTGGATATCTGGTTCGCTTCCGAGTTCCGCTATGGAGATCCCATCGTGGACGAGGAGACGCTGGCTATCATCATCAGCCAGTCAGGCGAGACGGCGGATACCCTCGCCGCCCTGCGAGCGTGCAAGGAGCACGGCGCGACCACACTGGGCATTGTGAACGTGGTGGGCAGTAGCATCGCCCGCGAGGCACACCATGTGCTGTACACCTACGCCGGACCCGAAATCTGCGTGGCGTCCACCAAAGCGTACATCACCCAGCTGGCGGTGCTGTATCTGCTGGGCATCTACCTCGCGCAGCTGGAAGGGCGGGTGAGCGATAGTGAAGCGCGCCAGATGGTGCGCGAAGTGCAATCGCTCTCCGACAAGGTGGAACAGGTGCTGCAGGGTGAGGAGCAGATTATCGAACTGGCGAGGCGATTGGCTCCATCCACCTGTTTCTTCTATCTGGGGCGCGGTTACGACTACGCGGTGTCCCTGGAGGCTGCGCTGAAGCTGAAGGAAATCAGCTACATACACGCCGAGGCGTATCCCGCCGGCGAGATGAAGCACGGACCGCTGGCTCTGGTGGAGCCGGGTGTGACCGTGGTCGCCTTCGCGACCCAGCCAAACACCTTCGAGAAGATGGTGAGCAACATGAAGGAGGTGAAGGCACGCGAGGGATTCGTGCTGGCGGTCGCGCCGGAGGGGGAAGAGCATATTCTGCATCAGGTGGCGGATGATGTGATCCGTATTCCGGCGGTGCACCCAGCCTTCGCTCCGGTGGTCAGCATCGTGCCCATGCAGTTGCTGGCATACTACATTGCCCGCGAGCGGGGCTGCGAGATAGACCAGCCACGCAACCTGGCGAAGAGCGTAACGGTGGAGTAG